The following coding sequences lie in one Bifidobacterium sp. ESL0690 genomic window:
- a CDS encoding sugar ABC transporter permease, whose product MSEVALTAASSEEAREYRKRKRAQGFREDVTSFWFLLPILAVFVVLFLVPLVQTLYFSFTDFNGYSMDLHWLGLENYRKVFSDPSTLEGLGFTILYAIVVMVGVTIFAIPLAVILNKKFFGHNFVRSVFFFFSVPSLAIMGMVWKYIFSPMKTGVVNSVLSIFGIAPVPWLSNSGLAKFCVIFIAIWAQIGWHATLYLAFLQSIPGDLYEQATVDGASPFQQFVHITLPQLMPGIVTSTFLLMSGGLKVYDLPFTMTKGGPGYSTYTVTQSIIQQGIGQSQYGVGSALAVLFFIATTIVVLLQLWVSNIISQRFE is encoded by the coding sequence ATGAGTGAAGTAGCTTTGACCGCGGCTTCAAGCGAGGAAGCGCGGGAATACCGCAAGAGGAAACGCGCCCAGGGATTTCGCGAAGACGTGACTTCGTTCTGGTTCCTCTTGCCGATTCTGGCGGTGTTTGTCGTCCTTTTCCTGGTGCCTTTGGTGCAGACGCTGTATTTTTCCTTCACGGATTTCAATGGTTACAGCATGGACCTGCACTGGCTGGGCCTGGAGAACTACCGCAAGGTGTTTTCCGATCCGTCCACTCTTGAAGGCCTCGGATTCACCATTCTTTACGCCATCGTGGTGATGGTCGGCGTGACGATCTTCGCCATTCCGCTGGCCGTCATCCTCAACAAGAAATTCTTCGGACATAATTTCGTACGAAGCGTGTTCTTCTTCTTCTCGGTGCCGTCACTGGCCATCATGGGCATGGTATGGAAATACATCTTCTCGCCGATGAAAACCGGCGTGGTCAACAGCGTCCTTTCCATTTTCGGCATCGCCCCTGTCCCTTGGCTGAGCAATTCGGGACTTGCGAAATTCTGCGTCATCTTCATCGCGATCTGGGCCCAGATCGGCTGGCACGCCACGCTCTATCTGGCGTTCCTGCAATCCATACCCGGCGACCTTTACGAGCAAGCGACCGTCGATGGAGCCAGCCCCTTCCAGCAGTTCGTGCATATCACCCTGCCACAGCTGATGCCCGGCATCGTCACCTCCACCTTCCTTTTGATGTCCGGCGGACTCAAGGTCTATGACCTGCCGTTCACCATGACCAAAGGCGGACCCGGATACTCTACATACACCGTCACGCAATCCATCATCCAGCAAGGCATCGGCCAGTCCCAGTACGGCGTCGGTTCGGCTCTTGCGGTGCTGTTCTTCATCGCCACCACCATTGTGGTGCTGCTGCAGCTGTGGGTTTCCAACATCATTTCACAGAGGTTCGAATAA
- a CDS encoding extracellular solute-binding protein, whose protein sequence is MKLHNFIKAGIAALAATAMLLPMAACGSNNNASGQVKLSWLSWNNEQASRPFIDEFQKENPNIKIDFSYSPPTPEYIQTLQTRLVGNQAPDVFIITSENKADLMSNHYVKDLTKEPFMKNISQANKDFVSRDGKVYGMSTSSWASGIVYNKDLLAKGGVKEVPRNWDDFLAACAKLKKAGITPYLETIADGPSRITDAFLGAQFAKNKTDVTTLATKAKQTPGSDQKEAVKEWMKLYDQNLVTKDTVGMSGDDMKTQFTNGQVAMICTGPWDFSTFEKAQGLNWGYAQMPALSADYDQYAQGSPSPALTIYSKLSGEKLKAAEKFLSFMDSKWALNQQSKNGDAVNTTDFNSKVVSQYQDVYTKNVKTGKYFLLNNFYKKPDVLVTATKAETQQLVQGKITVDQWAKNVDAKMASAQ, encoded by the coding sequence ATGAAGTTGCACAATTTCATCAAAGCCGGCATAGCCGCACTCGCGGCCACTGCCATGCTGCTGCCCATGGCGGCCTGCGGCTCGAACAACAACGCTTCCGGACAAGTAAAGCTCAGTTGGCTGAGCTGGAACAATGAGCAGGCCTCCAGGCCCTTCATCGACGAATTCCAAAAGGAAAACCCGAACATCAAGATCGATTTCTCCTATTCGCCGCCGACCCCGGAATACATCCAGACCTTGCAGACCCGTCTTGTCGGCAATCAGGCTCCCGACGTGTTCATCATCACCTCGGAAAACAAGGCCGACCTGATGAGCAACCATTACGTCAAGGACCTCACCAAAGAACCGTTCATGAAGAACATCTCGCAGGCGAACAAGGACTTCGTCTCCCGTGACGGCAAGGTCTACGGCATGTCCACGAGCTCGTGGGCCTCCGGCATCGTCTACAACAAGGATCTGCTAGCAAAAGGCGGTGTCAAAGAGGTGCCCAGAAACTGGGACGACTTCCTGGCAGCCTGCGCAAAACTCAAGAAAGCCGGCATCACCCCTTATCTGGAAACGATAGCGGACGGCCCGAGCCGCATCACCGACGCCTTCCTAGGAGCGCAGTTCGCCAAGAACAAGACCGACGTGACCACCCTGGCCACCAAGGCCAAGCAGACCCCCGGCTCCGATCAGAAAGAAGCCGTCAAGGAGTGGATGAAGCTTTATGACCAGAACCTCGTGACCAAAGACACCGTCGGCATGAGCGGCGACGACATGAAGACCCAGTTCACCAACGGACAGGTCGCCATGATCTGCACCGGCCCTTGGGACTTCAGCACGTTCGAGAAAGCCCAGGGCCTGAACTGGGGCTATGCACAGATGCCGGCGCTTTCGGCCGATTACGACCAGTACGCACAGGGCTCACCATCCCCCGCATTGACGATCTATTCCAAGCTGAGCGGCGAAAAGCTCAAGGCCGCGGAGAAGTTCCTGAGCTTCATGGACAGCAAGTGGGCGTTGAACCAGCAAAGCAAGAACGGCGATGCGGTCAACACCACGGATTTCAACTCCAAGGTCGTCAGCCAGTACCAGGACGTCTACACCAAGAACGTGAAGACGGGCAAGTACTTCCTGCTCAATAACTTCTACAAGAAGCCCGACGTTCTGGTCACCGCCACCAAGGCCGAGACCCAGCAACTGGTACAAGGCAAGATCACCGTCGACCAGTGGGCCAAGAACGTGGACGCCAAGATGGCTTCGGCCCAGTAA
- a CDS encoding LacI family DNA-binding transcriptional regulator, with translation MGDVAKVAGVSRATASYALRGDPRIVPETAGKVRKAARTLGYTTNLSARSLRSGRNGVIGVAIFELDKAYPSQMSAAISKEVNRKGLQAIVQQTSNSQEGEIAVLKEVTSQLCDGTIFSPGQVSDEEIRALSDNKPMVLLDDFSDEAIFDTVFTPCEAGAKAAILHLVDVGCRHICVLGNSYRPLRALGEPTTVAGRRLKGALEGFAESGMAVTEDDFVQCDQWDFSLARQQVHCLVESGRSFDGLFCMTDSLAFGAIRGLVDCGLRVPDDVAVMGFDGVAEDEYMTPSLSTISVDIEDLAHKAVSLLLKRFEGSDEPFVAEKLTAKFKLVARESTAKRR, from the coding sequence ATGGGTGATGTCGCCAAGGTTGCCGGCGTTTCGAGGGCCACGGCTTCCTATGCGTTGCGCGGTGACCCGAGGATCGTGCCAGAAACGGCGGGAAAAGTCCGAAAGGCCGCCAGAACGCTGGGATATACGACCAATCTTTCGGCACGTTCTCTACGCTCCGGGCGTAATGGTGTTATCGGCGTGGCGATTTTCGAACTTGACAAAGCCTACCCGTCGCAGATGAGCGCGGCGATTTCCAAGGAAGTGAACCGTAAAGGTCTCCAAGCCATCGTTCAACAGACATCGAATTCCCAAGAGGGGGAGATAGCGGTGTTGAAAGAGGTGACCAGCCAGTTGTGCGACGGGACTATTTTCAGTCCCGGACAGGTGTCCGATGAGGAGATTCGTGCCCTTTCCGACAACAAACCGATGGTGTTGCTGGATGATTTTTCCGACGAAGCGATATTCGACACGGTGTTCACCCCTTGCGAAGCCGGTGCCAAAGCGGCGATTCTTCATCTTGTCGATGTCGGGTGTCGTCATATCTGCGTGCTGGGCAACAGCTATCGACCGTTGCGTGCACTCGGGGAGCCGACGACGGTTGCGGGACGAAGGCTCAAGGGCGCACTTGAAGGTTTTGCTGAATCTGGCATGGCAGTTACGGAAGATGACTTTGTGCAATGTGATCAATGGGATTTTTCGCTTGCCAGACAACAGGTTCATTGCCTTGTTGAATCGGGACGATCTTTCGACGGACTTTTCTGTATGACGGATTCCTTGGCGTTCGGAGCCATACGAGGGTTGGTGGATTGCGGACTGCGTGTTCCCGACGATGTGGCGGTGATGGGATTCGACGGCGTGGCGGAAGACGAATATATGACGCCTTCCCTGTCGACGATTAGCGTAGACATCGAGGATCTTGCCCATAAAGCGGTCTCACTGCTTCTCAAGCGGTTTGAAGGTAGTGATGAGCCTTTCGTGGCCGAAAAACTCACTGCAAAATTTAAGCTTGTGGCCCGCGAATCTACTGCGAAAAGGCGCTGA
- a CDS encoding sugar ABC transporter substrate-binding protein, with product MNKVRRLFAAVCAGLLLAATAACGTQDNRTVITVWSWEPSMEAEARDFEKANPDIRVDIKSTSGYDNLNSAIQDGYNMPDVVQLEYFALPQYAVSGQLRDITDQTQGYGDNYTPGTWSSVHTNGRVYGVPMDSGPMAFFYNDDVFRQAGVDASQIHTWNDYYEAAKKLKAIGVYIAADAGDASFYNAMIWLNGGRPFHTTGDGKTVTVNLTDDSGTKGFSEFWQKMIDEGLINTQLNTWSDGWKNALAVGNVASVFTGAWMPSLLLSDVPGSAGLWRVAPMPTADGTQTNSENGGSALSVLHLTRKPEAAMRFIRYVCLDPSGIAKRVDGGAFPADTATLNSHAFLTKTTIRDSRGIDVPYFGGQQFNRVLSRAAEKVSLGYQYLPFEVYARGDFRATVGQSYKWANATRAVQKVQERINAGQTNPDGSPLTLPQDPGPKISLMQGIALWQKDIKEYGTNQGFTLQ from the coding sequence ATGAATAAGGTCCGACGGCTGTTTGCGGCGGTATGTGCCGGGCTGCTGCTCGCGGCGACGGCCGCTTGCGGAACGCAGGACAACCGCACCGTCATCACCGTCTGGTCGTGGGAACCCAGCATGGAGGCCGAGGCCCGGGACTTCGAAAAAGCCAACCCCGATATCCGCGTCGACATCAAATCCACCAGCGGCTACGACAACCTCAATTCCGCCATCCAGGACGGCTACAACATGCCCGACGTGGTGCAGCTCGAATATTTCGCCCTGCCGCAGTACGCGGTCAGCGGCCAGCTGCGCGACATCACCGATCAGACGCAGGGTTACGGCGACAATTACACGCCCGGCACATGGTCGAGCGTGCACACCAACGGTCGGGTCTACGGGGTGCCGATGGATTCGGGGCCGATGGCATTCTTCTATAACGATGACGTGTTCCGCCAGGCCGGCGTGGACGCCTCGCAGATCCATACCTGGAACGATTACTATGAAGCGGCCAAAAAGCTCAAGGCGATAGGCGTCTATATCGCCGCCGATGCGGGGGATGCGAGCTTTTACAATGCGATGATCTGGCTCAACGGCGGGCGTCCGTTCCATACCACCGGTGACGGCAAAACCGTTACCGTCAATCTCACCGATGACTCGGGAACCAAGGGTTTCAGCGAGTTTTGGCAGAAAATGATTGACGAAGGGCTGATCAACACCCAGCTCAACACCTGGTCGGACGGGTGGAAGAACGCATTGGCGGTAGGCAACGTCGCTTCCGTTTTCACCGGGGCTTGGATGCCTTCGCTTTTGCTTTCCGACGTGCCGGGCAGCGCAGGGCTGTGGCGCGTCGCCCCGATGCCGACGGCCGATGGAACACAAACCAATTCGGAGAACGGTGGGTCGGCGCTCTCTGTATTACATTTGACACGTAAGCCGGAAGCGGCGATGCGCTTCATCCGCTATGTCTGCCTCGACCCTTCTGGCATCGCCAAGCGCGTGGACGGTGGCGCATTTCCTGCGGACACGGCTACGCTCAATAGCCACGCGTTCCTGACGAAGACCACGATTCGCGACTCGCGAGGCATCGACGTGCCCTATTTCGGCGGGCAACAATTCAACCGTGTGCTTTCGCGTGCCGCCGAGAAAGTGTCTCTTGGCTACCAGTATCTGCCGTTCGAGGTCTATGCCCGGGGCGATTTCAGAGCTACTGTCGGGCAGTCCTATAAATGGGCGAATGCCACGCGTGCGGTGCAAAAGGTGCAGGAGCGAATCAACGCCGGGCAGACCAATCCGGACGGAAGCCCGCTGACGTTGCCGCAGGACCCAGGGCCGAAGATAAGCCTGATGCAAGGAATCGCGCTCTGGCAGAAGGACATCAAGGAATACGGCACCAATCAAGGCTTTACGCTGCAGTGA
- a CDS encoding type III pantothenate kinase: protein MLLAIDIGNTNIEIGVVDDSSPNTAITDTWRITTKTFRTSDEYGLLLLQFLESGGYTADDVDDVIVASVVPQIMHSFRSSIIKFLGIDPIIVGPGVKSGLSIRMDDPKSLGADCLADCVGAYGTYGGPVLVADFGTATTFNYVDGNKSITAGLISPGLQTSISSLVSGTAQLPEVEITRPDSILAKGTKTAMQAGLYYNFLGGIERTIKQFHREIDEDFKVVATGGLGAVFKDDTKTIDVYDPDLIFKGMSIIYRLNA, encoded by the coding sequence ATGCTACTCGCGATTGACATCGGCAACACGAACATCGAAATCGGCGTGGTGGACGACAGCTCCCCCAATACCGCCATCACCGACACGTGGCGCATCACCACCAAAACCTTCCGCACCAGCGACGAATACGGCCTGTTGCTGCTCCAATTCCTCGAATCTGGTGGATACACCGCGGACGACGTCGACGATGTCATCGTCGCTTCGGTCGTCCCACAAATCATGCATTCTTTCCGTTCCAGCATCATCAAGTTCCTTGGCATCGACCCTATCATCGTCGGTCCTGGCGTGAAATCCGGCCTTTCCATCCGCATGGATGACCCGAAATCATTGGGCGCGGACTGCCTGGCAGATTGTGTCGGCGCCTACGGCACATACGGCGGCCCGGTGCTGGTTGCAGATTTCGGCACGGCGACCACCTTCAATTACGTCGATGGCAACAAGTCCATCACCGCAGGCCTTATCAGCCCCGGCCTGCAGACCTCCATCAGTTCCTTGGTTTCCGGCACCGCCCAACTACCCGAAGTCGAAATCACAAGGCCAGACTCGATTCTTGCCAAAGGCACTAAAACAGCCATGCAAGCCGGACTATATTACAACTTCCTCGGTGGCATCGAACGCACCATCAAGCAGTTCCATCGAGAGATAGACGAGGATTTCAAGGTAGTTGCCACCGGCGGTCTCGGCGCGGTTTTCAAAGACGATACTAAAACTATCGACGTCTATGACCCTGACCTCATTTTCAAGGGCATGTCCATCATCTACCGCCTCAACGCCTGA
- a CDS encoding ABC transporter substrate-binding protein, producing the protein MPTNSGAYGENDATDNKSTGSTDVNEMVTNAAAGSANAGSTDETLNAHVKGGNTGNGSDGKTGKGKKKRWIWASVAAIVVVALVAAFVVIRNNQKASIAPAQVHTADSVTVGLKLAPTNLDIRNQSGSSLDQVLVGNVYEGLVARDSNNKVVPGLAKSWEKNADGTSYTFHLNRGMNFSNGDKLDASDVAWSINELIAKHYHDSESLMNFKAVTATDADTVRLDLTAPYANLLWELACRPGLVFDKNANYDMKTQAIGSGPYTVAKFVPNDSITLKANPKYWGVHKAVTPIIVLRYFGDDNAAVNALKSGDVQVLAPVTENLAEPFVKDSEHYRVAAGDDTDKFVLAMNSKGAKTSDLRVRQAIRYAIDHKQLIASRGGADKVLGGPIPSLDPGYQDLTGLYPHNVDKAKTLMKEAGYTPDHPLELRLTYANTYGTELGDQLRSQLKPIGIDLKVNVVEFSTWLQDVLKNKDYDLSLVDHNESHDFSQWTQDTYYYNYSNQKVKDYYNQAMAASSDSQRDALLAKAARVVSEDAPADWLFNYRITTAMKNGVSSFPLNLNQTLLPLYNVRYMTPVK; encoded by the coding sequence ATGCCTACCAATTCAGGTGCGTACGGCGAAAACGACGCAACCGATAACAAATCAACAGGCAGCACCGACGTAAATGAGATGGTGACGAACGCTGCAGCCGGTTCGGCCAATGCGGGCAGCACCGATGAAACGCTCAATGCGCATGTAAAAGGCGGAAACACCGGTAATGGTTCCGACGGCAAGACCGGAAAAGGCAAGAAGAAACGCTGGATCTGGGCGAGTGTTGCGGCAATCGTCGTGGTGGCGCTTGTCGCTGCGTTTGTCGTGATTCGCAACAATCAAAAAGCCAGTATCGCGCCTGCCCAGGTTCATACAGCCGATTCCGTGACCGTCGGGCTCAAACTTGCCCCCACGAACCTCGATATCCGCAACCAGTCCGGCTCCTCGCTCGACCAGGTGCTCGTCGGCAATGTCTATGAGGGGCTTGTCGCCCGCGATTCCAACAACAAGGTCGTGCCAGGGCTCGCCAAAAGCTGGGAGAAAAACGCCGATGGTACGAGCTATACATTCCATCTCAACCGCGGCATGAACTTCTCCAACGGCGACAAACTCGACGCCAGTGACGTGGCGTGGTCCATCAACGAGCTGATCGCCAAGCACTACCACGATTCCGAGTCACTGATGAACTTCAAGGCGGTGACGGCCACAGACGCCGATACTGTCAGGCTCGACCTGACCGCACCCTATGCCAACCTTCTGTGGGAGTTGGCCTGCCGGCCGGGACTGGTGTTCGACAAGAACGCCAATTACGATATGAAGACGCAGGCGATTGGCTCCGGACCATACACCGTCGCCAAGTTCGTGCCGAACGATTCCATCACGCTGAAAGCCAATCCGAAGTATTGGGGAGTGCACAAGGCTGTGACCCCGATCATCGTGCTGCGCTATTTTGGCGATGACAACGCGGCTGTCAACGCGCTGAAGTCCGGGGATGTTCAAGTGCTGGCGCCCGTGACGGAAAATCTTGCCGAGCCTTTCGTGAAAGATAGTGAGCATTATCGCGTCGCGGCCGGCGATGACACTGATAAATTCGTACTCGCCATGAATTCCAAAGGTGCCAAGACCTCGGATTTGCGCGTGCGCCAGGCCATCCGCTACGCCATCGACCACAAACAGCTCATCGCTTCGCGCGGTGGGGCAGACAAAGTGCTGGGCGGGCCGATTCCTTCGCTCGATCCGGGTTATCAGGACCTGACAGGTCTGTATCCGCACAATGTCGACAAGGCCAAGACGCTGATGAAGGAGGCCGGCTATACGCCCGACCACCCGCTCGAGCTGCGGTTGACCTATGCCAACACCTACGGCACGGAGCTCGGCGACCAGCTGCGCAGCCAGCTCAAGCCCATCGGCATCGACTTGAAAGTCAATGTGGTCGAATTCTCCACGTGGCTGCAGGATGTGCTGAAAAATAAGGATTACGATCTGTCGCTGGTCGACCACAACGAAAGTCACGACTTCTCGCAGTGGACCCAAGACACCTACTACTACAACTACAGCAATCAGAAGGTCAAGGACTACTACAATCAGGCGATGGCCGCTTCCAGCGATTCCCAGCGCGACGCGTTGCTGGCCAAGGCCGCCCGCGTCGTGAGCGAGGATGCGCCGGCAGACTGGCTCTTCAACTACCGCATCACTACGGCGATGAAGAATGGCGTGTCGAGCTTCCCGCTCAACCTGAACCAGACGCTGCTGCCGCTCTACAACGTAAGGTATATGACGCCGGTCAAATAG
- a CDS encoding ABC transporter permease: MRFVIRRFLLFVAALLAISVVIFAALRILPGDVASVMAGLNAPPERVAQLRSQMGLDRPLVVQYFSWMGGLLRGNFGTSLLTGRSISSTVAMRASVTFPLIVLGLVVALAIGLTLGVVATLATRSAVRSAFHFVAIVGGAIPALWGGLLLILLFGRGTGLLGILPSQGFPEAGWSSFGSALASLVLPALTVGIIDGASLMRYTRSALGDVMNSGYMDQAMACGYTRRQAAFKVGLRLATPQLVSVVGLMFAGMITGVMVIENLFALPGIGAGLVTDLGNRDLIAVQSELFMLAAFFLFVGFLVDLLHRFLDPRLKHAVQGGAQ, translated from the coding sequence ATGCGATTCGTCATTCGGCGTTTCCTGCTGTTTGTGGCGGCGCTGCTCGCCATTTCGGTGGTGATTTTCGCGGCGCTGCGCATCCTGCCGGGCGACGTGGCCAGCGTGATGGCCGGACTCAACGCGCCGCCGGAACGTGTGGCACAGTTGCGCTCGCAGATGGGGCTTGACCGGCCGCTGGTTGTGCAGTATTTCAGCTGGATGGGCGGTTTGCTGCGCGGCAACTTCGGCACCTCGCTTTTGACCGGCCGTTCGATCAGCTCGACCGTCGCCATGCGCGCTTCCGTCACCTTCCCGCTTATCGTGCTGGGGCTTGTCGTGGCGCTCGCCATCGGCCTGACGCTTGGGGTGGTGGCTACTTTAGCCACGCGTTCGGCGGTGCGTTCAGCGTTCCATTTCGTCGCCATCGTCGGCGGTGCCATCCCTGCTCTGTGGGGCGGATTGCTGCTGATTCTATTGTTCGGACGCGGCACCGGACTGCTGGGCATCTTGCCCTCGCAAGGGTTCCCTGAGGCCGGTTGGAGCAGCTTCGGCTCGGCGCTGGCCTCGCTGGTGCTGCCGGCGTTGACGGTCGGCATCATCGACGGCGCAAGCCTCATGCGCTATACTCGCTCGGCGCTGGGCGATGTGATGAACAGCGGCTATATGGACCAGGCGATGGCCTGCGGCTATACGCGCCGTCAGGCCGCGTTCAAGGTCGGACTGAGGTTGGCGACGCCGCAGCTGGTGAGCGTGGTCGGGCTGATGTTCGCTGGCATGATCACCGGCGTCATGGTCATCGAAAACCTTTTCGCGCTGCCCGGCATCGGTGCGGGACTGGTTACCGACCTCGGCAACCGTGACCTCATCGCCGTGCAAAGCGAACTGTTCATGCTGGCCGCTTTCTTCCTCTTCGTCGGTTTCCTTGTTGATTTGCTGCATCGTTTCCTTGACCCGCGCCTGAAGCACGCTGTCCAAGGAGGTGCGCAATGA
- a CDS encoding ABC transporter permease: MTKTRSSNKLAVALRSIWRRGEGKFALIVLALWVVVSLISLVWTPQSLWKTDGYHVWAKPSAAHWLGTDGTGADVFSWLMAGARTNLFIAILAVVFAGALGILLMSAMVSRNSAVANVSVVAVDALISIPTVLIALILAVPMGASVAVIIIACGIGYGFNLARIARPQALLAANSDYVGSALSYGASGVSVMLHHILPNAMPTIMVQLSLSAGTAVLAESGLTYLGVGVPSGVPSWGHSLATSVKFINVYPLTVLWPGLIVTIVVVALNVFGDVLRDAIDPVTNPELRRS; this comes from the coding sequence ATGACGAAAACCAGGTCTTCAAACAAGCTCGCTGTTGCATTACGTTCTATCTGGCGACGCGGGGAAGGTAAGTTTGCGCTCATTGTGTTGGCGTTGTGGGTTGTGGTTTCGCTGATTTCGCTGGTTTGGACGCCTCAATCGCTATGGAAAACCGACGGCTATCACGTGTGGGCCAAACCGTCCGCCGCGCATTGGCTCGGTACCGATGGAACCGGAGCGGACGTGTTCAGCTGGCTGATGGCTGGGGCACGCACGAACCTTTTCATCGCCATCCTGGCCGTGGTTTTCGCCGGCGCATTGGGCATATTGCTGATGAGCGCGATGGTCTCACGCAACTCGGCAGTGGCGAACGTGTCGGTAGTCGCGGTGGACGCGTTGATTTCCATACCGACTGTGCTTATCGCCCTGATTCTGGCCGTTCCGATGGGCGCTTCCGTTGCGGTCATCATCATCGCTTGCGGCATTGGTTACGGCTTCAATTTGGCGCGTATAGCACGGCCTCAGGCGTTGCTGGCGGCCAATTCCGACTATGTCGGCTCGGCACTTTCCTATGGCGCTTCCGGAGTCTCAGTAATGCTGCACCATATCCTGCCCAACGCAATGCCGACCATCATGGTCCAGCTCTCGCTATCCGCAGGGACCGCAGTATTGGCCGAATCCGGCCTGACCTATCTCGGCGTCGGCGTGCCCAGCGGTGTGCCGAGCTGGGGCCATTCGCTGGCCACGTCAGTCAAGTTCATCAACGTCTATCCGTTGACCGTGCTTTGGCCGGGGCTTATCGTCACCATTGTTGTAGTCGCGCTCAACGTCTTTGGCGACGTGTTGCGCGATGCCATCGATCCTGTGACGAATCCGGAATTGCGGAGGTCCTGA
- a CDS encoding ABC transporter ATP-binding protein: MSVEVKQLGVSIAGKQIVRGVDLHIGDGERVGLIGSSGSGKSMISKAMLGLLPTNAQSSGSVMLGDTQVIGANETVLASLRGRYVGAMFQNPASSLNPVLTVGKQIELPLKLHYDLDKADRQKRVLTMLEKVGLDEATAKKYPSELSGGQQQRVGIATALITSPRLIIADEPTTALDSITQRQIVDLLVSLVDKAGASMLFITHDFSVLARATTRCYVLDDGRIIESGDTADLLDNPQNEQTKKLVGAARELTLQRKQDGDD; the protein is encoded by the coding sequence ATGAGCGTTGAAGTGAAACAGCTTGGCGTTTCCATTGCCGGTAAACAGATTGTTCGCGGTGTTGATTTGCATATCGGCGACGGCGAACGGGTCGGGCTCATCGGCTCGTCCGGTTCCGGCAAATCTATGATTTCCAAGGCCATGCTTGGTCTTTTGCCGACAAACGCGCAATCTTCCGGTTCTGTGATGCTCGGTGATACGCAGGTTATTGGGGCCAATGAAACCGTTCTCGCAAGCTTGCGCGGGCGTTATGTCGGCGCGATGTTCCAGAATCCCGCGTCATCGTTGAATCCGGTTTTGACCGTTGGCAAGCAAATCGAGCTGCCGCTGAAACTCCATTATGACTTGGATAAAGCCGACCGTCAGAAGCGCGTCCTCACCATGCTCGAAAAAGTGGGGCTTGACGAAGCGACGGCGAAAAAATATCCCAGCGAACTTTCCGGCGGTCAACAGCAGCGCGTCGGCATCGCCACGGCTTTGATCACTTCGCCGCGTTTGATTATCGCCGACGAACCAACGACCGCGCTTGACTCCATCACCCAGCGTCAGATCGTTGATTTGCTGGTTTCATTGGTTGACAAGGCTGGTGCTTCGATGCTCTTCATCACCCACGATTTCTCGGTGCTCGCCCGTGCCACAACGCGTTGTTATGTGCTTGATGATGGTCGGATTATCGAATCCGGAGATACTGCTGATTTGTTGGATAATCCGCAAAACGAACAGACGAAAAAATTGGTCGGTGCAGCGAGAGAGCTGACATTGCAACGAAAGCAGGATGGTGATGACTGA
- a CDS encoding dipeptide/oligopeptide/nickel ABC transporter ATP-binding protein: protein MTEQQMLLTGEKITRVFGKGKNRQTALDDVSVEVRSGECLALIGGSGSGKSTLTRILLGLDRPTSGTVTFEGEPVDGRKSAGYEALRRESSLVFQSPFTSLDPRWTVAKSVAEPLNIQRKRTKTDNLDIAAKVRESLALVGLDPDEFLNRYPIDLSGGQAQRVAIARALVTDPKLIVADEPMSAIDVAARLQILEAFAAIRKSRPETAIIMISHDLGVVQHIADRIVVLHDGNVVESGSTDDVLNRPKTAYTCELVAAASL, encoded by the coding sequence ATGACTGAACAACAGATGCTGCTGACCGGCGAGAAAATCACCCGAGTTTTCGGAAAAGGCAAAAACCGGCAGACCGCGCTGGATGATGTCAGCGTCGAAGTGCGGTCGGGGGAGTGCCTTGCATTGATCGGAGGTTCAGGATCGGGCAAATCGACGTTGACGCGGATTCTGCTGGGACTTGACCGACCGACTTCGGGGACGGTGACGTTTGAAGGCGAGCCAGTTGACGGGCGCAAATCCGCTGGATATGAGGCTTTGCGACGCGAATCAAGTCTCGTGTTCCAGAGTCCGTTCACTTCGCTCGACCCGCGCTGGACGGTGGCCAAGTCCGTGGCGGAACCGCTGAATATTCAGCGTAAGCGTACGAAAACCGACAATCTGGATATAGCCGCGAAAGTGCGTGAGTCCTTGGCTCTGGTCGGCCTCGACCCCGATGAGTTCTTGAATCGTTATCCCATCGACCTGTCCGGTGGGCAGGCGCAGCGCGTCGCCATCGCCCGCGCATTGGTCACCGATCCCAAACTCATCGTCGCCGACGAACCCATGAGCGCCATTGACGTGGCTGCACGTCTGCAGATACTTGAAGCGTTCGCCGCCATCCGCAAGTCCCGACCGGAGACGGCCATCATCATGATTTCGCACGATTTGGGTGTGGTGCAGCACATCGCCGACCGGATCGTCGTCCTTCACGATGGCAACGTAGTGGAAAGTGGCAGCACCGATGATGTATTGAATCGTCCGAAAACCGCCTATACCTGCGAGCTGGTTGCAGCCGCATCGCTGTAG